The Lycium ferocissimum isolate CSIRO_LF1 chromosome 1, AGI_CSIRO_Lferr_CH_V1, whole genome shotgun sequence genome includes a region encoding these proteins:
- the LOC132058094 gene encoding uncharacterized protein LOC132058094 has product MSRFYTFMWNRMNTSERKVVEELHDRPSVFVPSKFGASLEDAVPGVLLSLKEVFWCDSTGSVDQVKMVSTILFKIQSNTLLPEYYVACIRAFMTILLIDVEWMSSLISMDTFKYCCICLLLLYLHKKLRKFSIYFSSGQMS; this is encoded by the exons ATGTCCAGATTTTACACATTCATGTGGAATAGGATGAATACTTCAGAGAGAAAAGTGGTTGAAGAATTACACGATAGGCCTTCTGTGTTTGTACCTTCTAAGTTTGGTGCTTCACTTGAAGATGCTGTACCTGGTGTTCTGTTGTCACTTAAAGAAGTCTTTTGGTGTGATTCAACTGGTTCTGTGGACCAAGTGAAGATGGTCTCTACAATTTTGTTCAAAATTCAGTCCAACACCCTGTTACCAGAATATTATGTAGCGTGTATCCGGGCCTTCATGACCATTTTGTTAATAGATGTGGAGTGGATGAGTTCCCTCATTTCCATGGATACCTTCAAATATTGCTGCATTTGTCTGCTGTTGCTTTACCTTCACAAGAAGCTAAGAAA GTTTTCCATATATTTCTCAAGTGGGCAGATGAGCTAA